A section of the Candidatus Nitrosotenuis cloacae genome encodes:
- the hisG gene encoding ATP phosphoribosyltransferase — protein sequence MAKVKFAIPKGSLEDATFSILERSWTKVYRKSRTYRVTLDDPEITVKMLRPQEIPTFVSDGLYDVGITGKDWIAETKSDVEPLLDLEYGKIKLVIAIPDSYRYKSLDEMIAAYAKQKKILRISSEYLTTASKFIKEQKSYKKYFGTKDPQIVTPWLRVGANKSVQIHLSFGATEAKPPDAVDAIMDVTETGTTLEQNQLKILDTVLVSTAHLIANKNSLRDREKREKIYDILTVMRGAVQGRKYLHIYLNVEAKNLSKLLSSLPSLKRPTVSPLSEKGWYGVNTIVLKSEFHKMIPKLRKIAQGLVVHEPRQILELEEIKRDEEN from the coding sequence ATGGCCAAGGTAAAGTTCGCTATCCCAAAGGGAAGCCTCGAAGATGCCACATTTAGCATCCTGGAGAGGTCCTGGACCAAGGTATACAGGAAAAGCCGCACTTACCGCGTAACGCTTGACGATCCCGAAATAACAGTAAAAATGCTCAGACCGCAGGAAATTCCAACCTTTGTTTCCGATGGTCTGTATGACGTAGGAATCACAGGTAAGGACTGGATAGCAGAGACAAAATCTGACGTAGAACCACTCTTGGACCTAGAATATGGAAAGATAAAACTTGTAATCGCAATTCCGGACTCTTACAGATACAAATCGCTTGATGAGATGATTGCAGCATATGCAAAACAAAAAAAGATACTGCGCATCTCATCCGAATATCTTACTACAGCATCCAAGTTCATCAAGGAACAGAAATCCTACAAAAAATACTTTGGCACAAAGGATCCACAGATTGTGACTCCCTGGCTCCGGGTCGGCGCAAACAAAAGCGTGCAGATTCACCTCTCGTTTGGCGCAACTGAGGCAAAGCCGCCAGATGCGGTGGATGCAATAATGGATGTCACGGAGACTGGTACCACACTTGAGCAGAACCAGCTGAAGATACTCGATACAGTGTTGGTATCTACTGCGCATTTGATTGCAAACAAGAACTCGTTGCGAGACAGGGAAAAGCGGGAAAAGATCTACGACATACTTACTGTGATGAGGGGCGCAGTGCAGGGAAGAAAATATCTGCACATATATCTTAATGTCGAGGCAAAAAACCTCTCAAAGTTACTGTCCAGTTTACCGTCCCTAAAAAGACCGACCGTAAGCCCGCTTAGCGAAAAGGGCTGGTACGGAGTGAATACTATAGTCTTAAAATCAGAATTCCACAAAATGATTCCAAAGCTGAGAAAAATTGCCCAGGGACTGGTGGTGCACGAGCCCAGGCAGATTTTGGAACTTGAGGAGATAAAGCGTGATGAAGAAAATTGA
- the hisD gene encoding histidinol dehydrogenase produces the protein MKVIRVKNADSFARPKEPSYNKKLVESIIDQVRKSGDTALRKFEAKFNGVSIKTLQVSKKEIHDAYQSVTREQMTAISMAKDNLARTELALKKQLKEIRIDSNGIKIVKSFSALDCVGCYVPGGLARYPSSAVMSVVPAKVAGVQKIIVVTPPNKQGGVDPTVLVAADMCGADLIFKVGGAHAIAALAYGTKSIPPVDKIVGPGGPFVTAAKYLVSSVTSIDMLAGPTELAIIADDSADPEFVALDLISQSEHSADTTCCLITTSKKLADSVNEIITKSTSIQRKEIVLSSLNKNGFVALCDKMSDAINVANKLAPEHLEIITRQPQKLAKQIKSAGLILLGKNTPSAASDYLLGTNHVLPTNRFGKSRGSLSVLDFMKIQTTVESSRNALERIDKKLETLTTSESLPNHYLAVRKRL, from the coding sequence TTGAAGGTCATACGCGTAAAAAATGCAGATTCGTTTGCTAGACCGAAGGAACCATCCTACAACAAAAAACTAGTCGAATCCATAATTGATCAGGTACGAAAAAGTGGAGACACAGCGCTAAGGAAATTTGAAGCCAAGTTCAACGGTGTGAGTATCAAAACCCTGCAGGTATCAAAAAAGGAGATCCACGACGCATACCAATCCGTGACAAGGGAGCAGATGACTGCCATCAGTATGGCAAAAGATAATCTTGCAAGAACCGAATTGGCACTAAAAAAACAGCTAAAAGAAATCAGAATTGATTCCAACGGAATCAAAATAGTAAAATCATTTTCCGCATTGGACTGTGTGGGGTGCTATGTTCCCGGGGGTCTGGCAAGATATCCGAGCTCCGCAGTCATGTCTGTGGTTCCAGCCAAGGTTGCCGGAGTGCAAAAGATCATAGTTGTCACGCCTCCAAACAAGCAGGGAGGAGTGGATCCGACCGTGCTTGTTGCAGCAGACATGTGTGGTGCAGACCTTATCTTCAAAGTGGGTGGCGCGCACGCAATTGCAGCGCTTGCATATGGGACAAAATCCATTCCGCCGGTGGACAAGATAGTGGGACCAGGTGGTCCATTTGTGACTGCCGCAAAATATCTTGTATCTAGTGTGACTTCAATTGACATGCTAGCAGGGCCTACGGAACTGGCAATAATTGCAGACGATTCGGCAGACCCGGAATTTGTAGCACTGGATTTGATATCTCAATCAGAACACAGTGCTGATACGACATGCTGTTTGATAACAACTTCAAAAAAACTGGCAGACTCTGTCAATGAAATTATTACAAAATCTACAAGCATACAACGAAAGGAAATCGTCTTATCCAGCCTGAACAAAAATGGGTTTGTGGCGCTATGTGATAAAATGTCGGACGCGATAAACGTTGCAAACAAGCTGGCACCAGAACACTTGGAGATAATTACAAGGCAGCCACAAAAGCTGGCAAAGCAGATCAAATCTGCTGGATTGATACTGTTGGGTAAGAACACACCTTCCGCTGCAAGTGATTACCTGCTTGGAACCAACCACGTCCTTCCTACGAACCGATTCGGCAAAAGCCGCGGCTCGCTTTCGGTACTTGACTTTATGAAGATACAAACTACAGTGGAGTCGTCAAGAAACGCGCTGGAAAGGATTGATAAAAAACTGGAAACGCTTACTACCTCAGAAAGCCTGCCAAATCACTATCTGGCTGTGAGAAAGAGACTATGA
- the hisC gene encoding histidinol-phosphate transaminase, translating to MNLFEKKLEEFSKLRGYQKPEYHAGVLKLDSNENFVIGKQFQQDLIESAKRNSDVREYPLGKSEKLVETLSKYLQIPASMIGIGNGSDQILDLILSNFASSKTRILTSDPTFGFFEERCKLYKIPTIKIPFSKDMTLDMVSFVSNYKKADILYLDSPNNPTGFQFKKDEIADLIKKFRGAVIVDEAYGEFSDYSVTSMTKKFENLIVVRTFSKSFGLAGLRLGYVIANKRFIDVFSRVLQYPYPLNTMAIEAGILALQKSKQVAETINLVRSERARIIKKLRESGAFDVFDSKANFVLFDARGADKRIYTALLEQGISIRKLGKIGKHEGCLRVTVGTKDMNSKFLLAIRDFLQ from the coding sequence ATGAACCTGTTTGAGAAAAAACTGGAGGAATTCTCCAAACTACGTGGATACCAAAAGCCGGAATATCACGCAGGGGTGCTAAAGCTTGATTCAAACGAGAACTTTGTCATAGGCAAGCAATTCCAGCAGGATCTGATTGAAAGTGCAAAACGAAACTCTGATGTACGCGAATATCCGTTGGGCAAATCAGAAAAACTAGTGGAGACACTATCAAAATATCTGCAAATCCCGGCATCCATGATTGGAATAGGCAACGGCTCTGACCAGATACTTGATCTGATTCTCTCAAACTTTGCCTCAAGCAAGACTAGGATACTGACATCGGATCCAACGTTTGGGTTCTTTGAGGAACGATGCAAACTATACAAGATACCGACAATCAAGATCCCTTTCTCAAAGGACATGACACTTGACATGGTTTCATTTGTTTCAAACTACAAAAAGGCGGACATCCTGTACCTTGACTCGCCAAACAACCCGACCGGATTCCAATTCAAAAAGGACGAGATTGCGGATCTCATAAAGAAGTTCAGGGGTGCGGTGATAGTTGATGAGGCATACGGGGAGTTTTCGGACTATTCCGTGACTAGCATGACCAAAAAGTTCGAAAACCTGATCGTAGTGAGGACATTCTCAAAGTCGTTTGGGCTGGCGGGACTGCGGCTGGGGTATGTGATTGCAAACAAGAGATTCATCGACGTGTTCTCGCGCGTATTGCAATATCCGTACCCGTTAAACACAATGGCAATCGAGGCGGGAATTCTGGCACTGCAAAAATCAAAGCAGGTTGCAGAGACCATCAATCTCGTAAGATCAGAGCGCGCAAGAATAATCAAAAAACTGCGCGAATCGGGCGCATTTGACGTCTTTGATTCCAAGGCAAACTTTGTACTGTTTGACGCAAGGGGTGCAGACAAGAGAATCTACACCGCATTGCTTGAGCAAGGAATCTCGATTAGAAAGCTTGGAAAGATTGGAAAGCACGAAGGATGCCTTCGCGTAACTGTCGGAACAAAGGACATGAATTCAAAGTTTCTGCTTGCAATACGTGACTTTTTGCAATGA
- a CDS encoding HAD family hydrolase, translated as MTYQQRHNDVFIDETASEVIPEIDGIIFDCDGVLVDVSKSYDMAIMQTTQYVLERFVGIKSIPITPEIIGGFKETGGFNDEVDVTYASILSLAAAKSLGMDPKQFIFQVIDNADYTGIKSVEKFLNLQNVDISKLKKTLDYPGPHATNPLYMIFDQIFYGPELYERIFGKKSQFAEKGLIENDHVILTKDLIDILKRKFDGKIAIVTGRGKESINYSLKSLLNEFDVKSSVFLEDESKEMAKPNPKPLMLSMDSLGARCCLYVGDSMEDLLMSNGANALGKRVVFCGIYGTNKNPQLKREFFESKKAPIIIKSIDLIPKALNLA; from the coding sequence ATGACATATCAACAAAGACACAACGACGTCTTCATCGACGAGACTGCATCCGAAGTTATTCCAGAAATAGATGGAATAATCTTTGACTGCGACGGCGTTTTGGTGGATGTCTCCAAGTCGTACGACATGGCAATCATGCAGACTACGCAATATGTGTTGGAAAGATTTGTGGGAATCAAATCTATTCCGATAACCCCTGAGATAATAGGCGGATTCAAGGAAACAGGCGGATTCAATGACGAGGTGGATGTCACATATGCCTCGATTTTATCACTTGCCGCAGCAAAAAGCCTCGGAATGGATCCAAAACAATTCATCTTCCAGGTGATTGACAATGCTGATTATACCGGAATAAAGTCCGTTGAAAAGTTTCTCAATTTACAAAATGTGGATATCTCAAAATTAAAAAAAACATTGGACTATCCGGGACCTCATGCAACCAATCCTCTCTACATGATATTTGATCAGATCTTTTACGGCCCTGAACTATACGAAAGGATCTTTGGCAAAAAATCCCAGTTTGCTGAAAAAGGACTCATAGAAAACGACCATGTGATTCTGACAAAAGATCTGATTGATATTTTAAAGAGAAAATTTGACGGGAAAATCGCAATAGTGACAGGACGCGGAAAAGAATCGATAAATTATTCTCTGAAAAGCTTGCTGAACGAGTTTGACGTAAAAAGCTCCGTATTTTTAGAAGACGAATCAAAGGAAATGGCAAAGCCAAATCCAAAACCGCTCATGCTCTCAATGGACAGCCTGGGCGCAAGATGCTGCCTGTACGTGGGCGACTCGATGGAAGACCTGCTCATGTCAAACGGGGCAAATGCTCTGGGAAAGAGAGTGGTTTTTTGCGGAATCTATGGCACAAACAAAAATCCCCAACTAAAAAGGGAATTTTTTGAAAGCAAAAAGGCACCAATCATCATAAAGTCAATTGACCTGATCCCAAAGGCATTAAATTTGGCGTAG
- the hisB gene encoding imidazoleglycerol-phosphate dehydratase HisB — MTARTSKIKRETKETSISVSVNIDGSGKTSIGTGVNFFDHLIGSFGKHAMLDLTVKSKSNDNIVHHLIEDTGIAIGMALDKALGNRSGITRFSYASVPMDESLAEASVDLVKRQYNKISLGIKRAQIEGMSKEDVEHFVFSLTQNINSCIHINVKYGENDHHKIEAAIKSLAVAFRTAASLDKKQKGIPSTKGSM, encoded by the coding sequence ATGACTGCCAGAACCTCCAAAATCAAAAGAGAGACAAAGGAGACGTCGATTTCCGTATCTGTCAATATAGACGGGAGCGGCAAGACCTCGATTGGCACAGGAGTCAACTTTTTTGATCACCTAATAGGCTCCTTTGGAAAACACGCAATGCTTGATCTTACTGTAAAATCAAAATCAAATGACAACATAGTACACCACCTCATAGAGGACACCGGGATTGCAATTGGTATGGCACTTGATAAGGCGCTCGGGAACAGATCCGGAATAACCAGATTCAGCTACGCATCAGTTCCAATGGACGAGTCACTTGCAGAGGCATCAGTTGATCTGGTAAAAAGGCAGTACAACAAAATAAGCCTTGGAATAAAGCGGGCGCAAATCGAGGGAATGTCAAAAGAGGATGTGGAGCATTTTGTCTTTTCGCTGACTCAGAACATCAACAGCTGTATACACATCAATGTAAAATACGGGGAAAACGACCACCACAAAATCGAGGCTGCCATAAAGTCACTGGCAGTCGCATTTAGGACAGCGGCAAGCCTGGACAAGAAGCAAAAAGGAATCCCGAGTACAAAAGGTTCAATGTAA
- the hisH gene encoding imidazole glycerol phosphate synthase subunit HisH encodes MKVAIFDYGAGNIFSLKVALEKLNANVDVITSFDNVNNYDGLLLPGVGNFDPAIRSIRDYSSVQFQDYVKDKTPVLGICLGMEMFFEKSEEGKEHGLSVMDGEVILLPDKFKIPHMGWNSLKILKANPLLDGVPDSSWVYFVHSYRVKPKDSSVIIADADYGIEVPAVVSKANLFGTQFHPEKSGKVGSLMLGNFLRVCKK; translated from the coding sequence ATGAAGGTCGCAATATTTGACTACGGAGCAGGCAACATATTCAGCCTCAAAGTTGCGCTTGAAAAGCTCAACGCAAACGTGGACGTCATAACAAGCTTTGACAACGTGAACAATTATGACGGCTTACTGCTTCCAGGAGTGGGAAACTTTGATCCTGCCATACGGAGCATTCGGGATTACTCCAGCGTACAGTTTCAGGACTATGTAAAAGACAAGACTCCTGTTCTTGGGATATGCCTTGGAATGGAGATGTTTTTTGAGAAAAGCGAGGAAGGAAAGGAGCATGGACTGTCCGTCATGGACGGCGAGGTGATACTTCTCCCAGACAAGTTCAAGATTCCTCACATGGGATGGAACAGCCTCAAGATACTCAAGGCAAATCCCCTCCTTGACGGCGTACCTGATTCGTCGTGGGTTTACTTTGTCCACTCGTATAGGGTAAAGCCAAAGGATTCCAGCGTGATAATAGCTGATGCGGATTACGGAATCGAGGTTCCGGCGGTGGTCAGCAAGGCAAACCTGTTTGGGACGCAATTCCACCCTGAAAAATCGGGCAAAGTGGGATCCTTGATGCTTGGCAACTTTCTGCGAGTGTGCAAAAAATGA
- the hisA gene encoding 1-(5-phosphoribosyl)-5-[(5-phosphoribosylamino)methylideneamino]imidazole-4-carboxamide isomerase, which translates to MKVIPAIDLMDGQVVRLLKGDPNNKTVYSDNPYEVAKKWEGAGADMIHLVDLDATLQRGSNFEIIRKIVKESSVPVQVAGGLRSRQIIEESLEFATRIVVGTIAFKDPVLLLDVAEKFGKERIVLSVDHNDGMVVINGWQQSTSVTLDDAMRDFAGKGFTEFLVTNVSRDGTLQGPDLKNLENVCSISKINVIASGGISQPSDIPKVKKSGAYGVILGKALYDGKISIEEAKKLA; encoded by the coding sequence ATGAAGGTGATTCCGGCAATCGATCTGATGGATGGCCAGGTTGTAAGGCTGCTCAAGGGAGATCCGAACAACAAGACCGTATACAGCGACAACCCGTACGAGGTGGCAAAAAAATGGGAGGGGGCAGGCGCCGACATGATCCACCTGGTGGACCTTGACGCCACTTTGCAGAGGGGCTCTAACTTTGAGATAATAAGAAAAATTGTCAAAGAGTCATCCGTTCCGGTCCAGGTTGCAGGCGGACTAAGAAGCAGGCAAATAATTGAGGAGTCCCTCGAGTTTGCGACACGAATCGTAGTGGGCACAATCGCGTTCAAAGACCCCGTGTTGCTCTTGGATGTGGCAGAAAAATTCGGCAAGGAAAGAATAGTGTTGTCGGTGGACCATAATGACGGAATGGTTGTGATAAACGGCTGGCAGCAGTCTACATCTGTAACACTGGATGACGCGATGCGGGATTTTGCAGGAAAAGGCTTTACGGAATTTCTGGTTACGAACGTATCAAGGGATGGCACCCTGCAAGGGCCGGATCTGAAAAACCTTGAGAATGTGTGCAGCATCTCAAAAATCAACGTAATTGCAAGCGGCGGCATATCGCAACCGTCTGATATTCCAAAAGTAAAAAAATCCGGCGCATACGGAGTCATTTTGGGTAAGGCACTTTATGATGGAAAGATATCGATTGAGGAGGCAAAAAAGCTGGCATGA
- the hisF gene encoding imidazole glycerol phosphate synthase subunit HisF, with amino-acid sequence MTLTKRIIPCLDVANGRVVKGLHFESIKDAGDPVLLAQKYSNEGADELVFLDITASQEQRETIRSLVSKVAQVIDIPFTVGGGVKTLQHARDILLCGADKVAINTGAVKNPQIITELMDLFGRQCVVVAMDAKRNYNTSKGKNIFTENSRSFWFELFIYGGKKETGIDAIEWAKQVQQLGAGEILLTSIDKDGTKDGYDLILTKAIVNAVNIPVVASGGCGEPSHMLDVFKKTDVDAALAASIFHYETHSVDRVKEFLKENHIEVRL; translated from the coding sequence ATGACGCTGACAAAACGAATCATTCCGTGCCTTGATGTAGCAAACGGGCGGGTAGTAAAGGGACTTCACTTTGAATCAATAAAGGATGCCGGCGATCCGGTCCTATTGGCACAAAAGTATAGCAACGAGGGCGCAGACGAATTGGTGTTCCTTGACATTACTGCTTCACAGGAACAAAGGGAGACTATCAGATCCCTTGTATCCAAGGTGGCACAAGTGATTGATATTCCATTTACCGTCGGCGGCGGTGTGAAAACGCTTCAACATGCAAGAGATATACTGTTGTGTGGCGCCGACAAGGTTGCAATAAACACGGGTGCTGTCAAAAACCCCCAGATCATCACCGAATTGATGGATCTCTTTGGAAGGCAGTGCGTAGTGGTTGCAATGGACGCAAAACGAAACTACAACACATCCAAGGGAAAAAACATCTTTACCGAAAATTCCCGTAGTTTCTGGTTTGAACTGTTCATCTATGGGGGCAAAAAGGAGACCGGAATCGATGCGATAGAATGGGCAAAACAGGTGCAACAACTTGGTGCGGGCGAGATACTGCTCACCAGCATAGACAAGGACGGCACAAAGGACGGATACGACCTAATCCTGACCAAGGCAATAGTCAATGCAGTCAACATTCCGGTGGTTGCATCCGGTGGCTGTGGAGAGCCGTCACACATGCTGGATGTGTTTAAGAAAACAGACGTTGATGCCGCACTTGCGGCATCCATCTTCCACTATGAGACTCATTCCGTGGACAGAGTAAAGGAATTCCTAAAAGAAAACCACATCGAAGTACGATTATAA
- the hisI gene encoding phosphoribosyl-AMP cyclohydrolase, with protein sequence MKKTIADLDFSKDNGLVPVIVQDVNTKDVLTLAYANKESLELTQKTGNSWFWSRSRKKLWMKGEESGNVQNVKEILVDCDSDAVIYLVEPTGPACHTGEKVCFHNDLG encoded by the coding sequence ATGAAAAAGACCATTGCTGACTTGGATTTCTCTAAAGACAACGGCCTTGTGCCTGTGATTGTTCAGGATGTCAATACAAAAGACGTTCTTACATTGGCATATGCAAACAAGGAATCGCTTGAACTGACGCAAAAAACAGGCAATTCTTGGTTCTGGAGCAGATCCAGAAAAAAACTCTGGATGAAGGGCGAGGAATCTGGAAATGTGCAAAATGTCAAAGAGATTTTAGTGGACTGTGACTCTGATGCGGTGATATATCTGGTAGAACCGACCGGCCCTGCGTGCCACACCGGTGAGAAGGTCTGCTTTCACAACGATCTTGGATGA